One genomic region from Jiangella sp. DSM 45060 encodes:
- a CDS encoding TetR-like C-terminal domain-containing protein yields the protein MYSLFGGKPGLVSALYAQVFARFAQRLAALGRSDDPVADLVRLGHAYRENALADPHGYRVMFGELSPDDVGRRAARAGARTFEPLLDAVRRAVRAGTFPKHPAAESIATALWANVHGLVSIELGAFMPPRAGDPAAVFDAAIRANVAGWAASARRR from the coding sequence GTGTACTCCCTGTTCGGCGGCAAGCCGGGGCTGGTGTCGGCGCTGTACGCGCAGGTGTTCGCCCGGTTCGCGCAGCGGCTGGCGGCGCTCGGGCGGAGCGACGATCCGGTCGCCGACCTCGTCCGGCTCGGCCACGCCTACCGCGAGAACGCACTGGCCGACCCGCACGGCTACCGCGTCATGTTCGGCGAGCTGAGCCCCGACGACGTCGGGCGACGCGCGGCGCGGGCCGGTGCGCGGACGTTCGAGCCGCTGCTCGACGCCGTGCGGCGGGCGGTCCGCGCGGGCACGTTCCCGAAGCACCCGGCGGCCGAGTCGATCGCCACCGCGTTGTGGGCCAACGTGCACGGCCTGGTCTCGATCGAGCTGGGTGCGTTCATGCCCCCGCGCGCGGGCGACCCCGCGGCCGTCTTCGACGCGGCGATACGGGCGAACGTGGCCGGCTGGGCGGCGTCAGCCCGACGTCGGTGA
- the grpE gene encoding nucleotide exchange factor GrpE, translated as MTDAQRPAGSGDDPEELKPVIRDRRRIDPETGERRADDAAGPDAGAAAPASAASAASDAAAAVAGEELAAAKAEAAERLDDLRRLQAEYVNYRRRVERDREANREAAKAEVLAELLGVLDDIGRAREHGDLNGGFRSVGEALEAVTAKAGLVRYGEPGDAFDPMIHEALMHGYSDDVEVPTCTQILQPGYRIGERIIRAARVAVAEPTEALPATPAEDDSAENKDDQS; from the coding sequence GTGACCGATGCGCAGCGACCCGCGGGGTCGGGCGATGACCCCGAAGAGCTGAAGCCCGTCATCCGCGACCGGCGCCGTATCGATCCCGAGACCGGCGAGCGTCGTGCCGACGACGCCGCCGGTCCGGACGCGGGGGCCGCGGCTCCCGCGTCCGCGGCGTCCGCCGCGTCCGACGCCGCGGCGGCGGTGGCCGGCGAAGAGCTGGCCGCCGCCAAGGCCGAGGCGGCCGAGCGGCTCGACGACCTCCGGCGGCTGCAGGCCGAGTACGTCAACTACCGCCGCCGGGTCGAGCGCGACCGCGAGGCCAACCGCGAGGCGGCCAAGGCCGAGGTGCTGGCCGAGCTGCTCGGCGTGCTCGACGACATCGGCCGGGCCCGCGAACACGGCGACCTCAACGGCGGATTCCGGTCGGTCGGCGAGGCGCTCGAGGCCGTCACGGCGAAGGCCGGCCTGGTCCGCTACGGCGAGCCCGGCGACGCCTTCGACCCGATGATCCACGAGGCGCTCATGCACGGCTACTCCGACGACGTCGAGGTGCCCACCTGCACGCAGATCCTGCAGCCCGGCTACCGCATCGGCGAGCGGATCATCCGGGCGGCGCGCGTCGCGGTGGCCGAGCCGACCGAGGCGCTGCCGGCGACACCCGCCGAGGACGACTCGGCGGAGAATAAGGACGACCAGAGCTGA
- a CDS encoding siderophore-interacting protein: MTAGSVPARGSYGRLRVTAVAPITPAMLRLTVAVEEPHLPLDPSCPNQVLRLSPPDDDAGVLSGARPASRTYTIRRANPATGLLDLDVVLHGDGLFVRWARTAAPGDTLDFTGPRPHAVPSLTADAVVMATDETGLPALAAVAAAAPSGLAIHAVVEVADAAEEQPLPSAADLRVTWLHRDGAAAGTTGALERAVRSLPWPSGAVDVWVAGEAGEVRAIRRFAATDRGVERHRLHAFGYWRRGRAGSPA; encoded by the coding sequence ATGACCGCCGGATCCGTCCCCGCCCGCGGGTCGTACGGCCGGCTCCGGGTCACGGCCGTCGCGCCGATCACCCCGGCGATGCTCCGGCTGACCGTCGCGGTCGAGGAGCCGCACCTGCCGCTCGACCCGTCCTGCCCGAACCAGGTGCTGCGGCTGTCACCGCCGGACGACGACGCCGGCGTGCTGAGCGGGGCGCGGCCGGCCAGCCGCACGTACACGATCCGCCGTGCCAACCCAGCGACCGGCCTGCTCGACCTCGACGTCGTCCTGCACGGTGACGGGCTGTTCGTCCGCTGGGCGCGGACGGCCGCACCCGGCGACACCCTCGACTTCACCGGCCCGCGGCCGCACGCCGTGCCGTCGCTCACCGCCGATGCCGTCGTCATGGCGACCGACGAGACCGGCCTGCCGGCGCTGGCCGCCGTCGCCGCGGCCGCGCCGTCCGGGCTGGCGATCCACGCCGTCGTCGAGGTGGCCGACGCCGCCGAGGAGCAGCCGCTGCCGTCGGCCGCGGACCTGCGGGTCACCTGGCTGCACCGCGACGGCGCCGCGGCCGGGACGACCGGTGCGCTGGAACGCGCGGTCCGGTCGCTCCCCTGGCCCTCCGGCGCCGTCGACGTGTGGGTCGCCGGCGAGGCCGGCGAGGTGCGCGCCATCCGCCGCTTCGCCGCCACCGACCGCGGCGTCGAGCGCCACCGGCTGCACGCGTTCGGCTACTGGCGCCGCGGCCGCGCCGGCTCTCCTGCCTGA
- the clpB gene encoding ATP-dependent chaperone ClpB, whose translation MSDQLTTKAQEALSVAVRSAATAGNPAVEPVHVLRALLIQSGGLTGPLLEAAGADLPAVRRDVDVAFEGLPKAAGSTVASPNLARSTYAVMSHAGEVAREMDDQYVSTEHLVVGLAHVQSPVRDLLARHGVTAEKVRAAFTEVRGTARVTSPDPEGSYDALNKYGVDLTERAREGKIDPVIGRDSEIRRVVQVLSRRTKNNPVLIGEPGVGKTAVVEGLAQRMVDGDVPESLRGKRLVSLDMGAMLAGAKYRGEFEERLKAVLDEIKASDGEVVTFIDELHTVVGAGATGDSAMDAGNMLKPMLARGELRMVGATTLDEYRERIEKDAALERRFQQVYVGEPSVEDTVAILRGLRERYEAHHKVQIADAALVAAATLSHRYITGRQLPDKAIDLVDEAASRLRMEIDSSPVEIDTLRRQVDRLKMEELALDKEHDAASRERLASLQAELADREEELRALEARWEQEKAGLNRVGALKEQIDDLRGQAERSQREGDLAGASELLYGRIPELEKELAAASEVADAQAAATMVKEEVGPDDVADVVAAWTGIPAGRLLEGETEKLLRMEDELGSRVIGQRTAVTAVSDAVRRSRAGISDPDRPTGSFVFLGPTGVGKTELAKALADFLFDDERAMVRIDMSEYSEKHSVARLVGAPPGYVGYEEGGQLTEAVRRRPYSVVLLDEVEKAHPEVFDILLQVLDDGRMTDGQGRTVDFRNVILILTSNLGSVFLADPALDEKAKRDAVMEVVRASFKPEFLNRIDDIVMFEPLGTDELARIVDLQVVKLAERLADRRLALRVTDSAKEWLALTGYDPVYGARPLRRLVQTAIGDQLAKEILAGQVRDGDTVVVDLDESADKLSVRPA comes from the coding sequence ATGTCCGACCAGCTCACCACCAAGGCTCAGGAGGCGCTGTCCGTCGCCGTGCGCAGCGCCGCGACCGCAGGGAACCCGGCCGTCGAGCCGGTGCACGTGCTGCGTGCGCTGCTCATCCAGTCCGGTGGGCTGACCGGTCCGCTGCTCGAGGCCGCGGGCGCCGACCTCCCGGCCGTCCGCCGCGACGTCGACGTCGCGTTCGAGGGGCTGCCCAAGGCGGCCGGCTCGACCGTCGCGTCGCCGAACCTCGCGCGCAGCACCTACGCCGTCATGTCGCACGCCGGTGAGGTCGCCCGCGAGATGGACGACCAGTACGTCTCCACCGAGCACCTGGTCGTGGGGCTGGCACACGTGCAGTCGCCCGTGCGCGACCTGCTGGCCAGGCACGGCGTCACGGCCGAGAAGGTGCGCGCCGCGTTCACCGAGGTGCGCGGCACGGCCCGCGTCACCAGCCCCGACCCCGAGGGCAGCTACGACGCGCTGAACAAGTACGGCGTCGACCTCACCGAGCGGGCCCGCGAGGGCAAGATCGACCCCGTCATCGGGCGCGACTCCGAGATCCGCCGCGTCGTCCAGGTGCTGTCGCGGCGCACCAAGAACAACCCGGTCCTCATCGGCGAGCCCGGCGTCGGCAAGACTGCCGTCGTCGAAGGGCTGGCCCAGCGCATGGTCGACGGCGACGTGCCCGAGTCGCTGCGCGGCAAGCGGCTGGTCTCCCTCGACATGGGCGCCATGCTGGCCGGCGCGAAATACCGCGGCGAGTTCGAGGAGCGGCTCAAGGCCGTCCTCGACGAGATCAAGGCCAGCGACGGCGAGGTCGTCACGTTCATCGACGAGCTGCACACCGTCGTGGGCGCGGGCGCCACCGGCGACTCCGCCATGGACGCCGGCAACATGCTCAAGCCGATGCTGGCCCGCGGCGAGCTGCGCATGGTCGGCGCCACCACGCTCGACGAGTACCGCGAGCGCATCGAGAAGGACGCCGCGCTCGAGCGCCGGTTCCAGCAGGTCTACGTCGGCGAGCCCAGCGTCGAGGACACCGTCGCCATCCTGCGCGGGCTGCGCGAGCGCTACGAGGCGCACCACAAGGTGCAGATCGCCGACGCCGCGCTGGTCGCCGCCGCCACGCTCTCGCACCGCTACATCACCGGCCGGCAGCTGCCCGACAAGGCCATCGACCTCGTCGACGAGGCCGCGTCGCGGCTGCGCATGGAGATCGACTCCTCGCCGGTCGAGATCGACACCCTGCGCCGCCAGGTCGACCGTCTCAAGATGGAGGAGCTCGCGCTCGACAAGGAGCACGACGCCGCGTCGCGTGAGCGGCTCGCGTCGCTGCAGGCCGAGCTGGCCGACCGCGAAGAGGAGCTGCGCGCGCTCGAGGCCCGCTGGGAGCAGGAGAAGGCCGGGCTGAACCGCGTCGGCGCGCTGAAGGAGCAGATCGACGACCTGCGCGGTCAGGCCGAGCGGTCGCAGCGTGAGGGCGACCTCGCCGGCGCCAGCGAGCTGCTGTACGGCCGCATCCCGGAGCTGGAGAAGGAGCTGGCGGCCGCCAGCGAGGTGGCCGACGCCCAGGCGGCGGCCACCATGGTCAAGGAGGAGGTCGGTCCCGACGACGTCGCCGACGTCGTGGCGGCCTGGACCGGCATCCCGGCCGGTCGGCTGCTCGAGGGCGAGACCGAGAAGCTGCTGCGCATGGAGGACGAGCTCGGCAGCCGGGTCATCGGGCAGCGCACCGCGGTGACGGCCGTGTCCGACGCCGTCCGCCGGTCCCGAGCCGGCATCTCCGACCCCGACCGCCCCACCGGCTCGTTCGTCTTCCTGGGTCCGACGGGTGTCGGCAAGACCGAGCTGGCCAAGGCGCTCGCGGACTTCCTCTTCGACGACGAGCGCGCCATGGTCCGCATCGACATGAGCGAGTACAGCGAGAAGCACAGCGTCGCGCGGCTGGTCGGCGCCCCGCCCGGCTACGTCGGCTACGAGGAGGGCGGCCAGCTCACCGAGGCGGTGCGTCGTCGCCCGTACTCCGTCGTGCTACTCGACGAGGTCGAGAAGGCGCACCCCGAGGTCTTCGACATCCTGCTGCAGGTGCTCGACGACGGCCGCATGACCGACGGCCAGGGCCGCACGGTCGACTTCCGCAACGTCATCCTCATCCTCACGTCGAACCTCGGCTCGGTGTTCCTCGCCGACCCGGCGCTGGACGAGAAGGCCAAGCGCGACGCCGTCATGGAGGTCGTCCGGGCGTCGTTCAAGCCCGAGTTCCTCAACCGCATCGACGACATCGTCATGTTCGAGCCGCTCGGCACCGACGAGCTCGCCCGCATCGTCGACCTCCAGGTCGTGAAGCTGGCGGAGCGCCTGGCCGACCGCCGCCTGGCGCTTCGGGTCACCGACAGCGCGAAGGAGTGGCTGGCCCTCACCGGCTACGACCCGGTGTACGGCGCCCGGCCGCTGCGCCGCCTGGTGCAGACGGCCATCGGCGACCAGCTGGCGAAGGAGATCCTCGCCGGCCAGGTCCGCGACGGCGACACCGTCGTCGTCGACCTCGACGAGAGCGCCGACAAGCTCAGCGTCCGCCCCGCCTGA
- a CDS encoding DUF397 domain-containing protein, with translation MNEVSELAGAVWRKSSYSNGDGGQCVEITPLSDGGMAVRDSKNPNGGILRFTAGEWSAFVMGAKAGEFD, from the coding sequence ATGAACGAGGTGTCGGAGCTGGCCGGCGCCGTGTGGCGCAAGTCCAGCTACAGCAACGGCGATGGTGGACAGTGCGTCGAGATCACGCCGCTGTCTGACGGTGGCATGGCTGTGCGCGACAGCAAGAATCCCAACGGTGGAATTCTGAGGTTCACCGCTGGCGAGTGGTCGGCGTTCGTGATGGGCGCGAAGGCCGGCGAGTTCGACTGA
- a CDS encoding helix-turn-helix transcriptional regulator, with product MTDHDPDSAAAFFGGELARARHRAGLTQEQLAEKLNYSRGAVANVETAQRPPQREFAERCDEILGTDGLLVRAWKMVSRESVPAKYRGFIEEEERAKSIHTYEQTFPPGLLQTQAYARELLAGVRMAYDNHVDTQVEARIRRQEILRRDDPPRLRAVIDEAALRRMIGGPDVMRDQLQYLLKMGEMRHITIQVIPFAAGAHAALNGQMTIFDRLNGQPVLYYEGPTGGHLMTDSGVVGDAVDRMDVLRAQALSPDESADLIRQTMEEL from the coding sequence GTGACAGACCATGATCCGGATTCCGCGGCCGCCTTTTTCGGTGGTGAGCTGGCGCGTGCGCGTCACCGTGCCGGCCTCACCCAGGAACAGTTGGCGGAAAAGCTCAACTACTCCCGCGGAGCCGTCGCTAATGTGGAAACTGCGCAGCGGCCTCCGCAGCGAGAGTTCGCGGAACGGTGCGATGAGATCCTGGGAACCGACGGCCTGCTCGTCCGCGCTTGGAAGATGGTGAGCCGCGAGTCGGTGCCCGCGAAGTATCGAGGGTTCATCGAGGAGGAAGAACGGGCAAAGTCGATCCACACCTACGAGCAGACATTCCCGCCCGGTCTCCTGCAGACACAAGCGTATGCACGCGAGCTCCTGGCGGGCGTCAGGATGGCTTATGACAACCACGTCGACACCCAGGTCGAAGCCCGGATTCGGCGGCAGGAGATCCTCCGCCGCGATGATCCACCGAGGCTACGAGCGGTGATCGACGAGGCCGCGCTCCGCCGGATGATCGGCGGACCGGACGTCATGAGAGATCAACTGCAATACCTGCTCAAAATGGGCGAGATGCGTCATATCACCATTCAGGTGATTCCATTCGCCGCGGGAGCGCACGCCGCGCTGAACGGACAAATGACGATCTTCGACCGCCTGAACGGGCAACCGGTGTTGTACTACGAAGGCCCTACCGGGGGTCACCTCATGACGGACAGCGGAGTCGTGGGTGATGCCGTGGACCGGATGGATGTACTCCGGGCCCAGGCGTTGTCCCCAGATGAATCGGCGGACCTGATCCGCCAAACGATGGAGGAACTATGA
- a CDS encoding DUF4333 domain-containing protein, producing MPGRLPATLAATALAVAALAGCSVLGDRSIPRSDLEGAVKQLMEEQSGQPVDSVGCDGDLAGEVDASVRCTATVAGEEVGLTVTTTDVDGNDVRYEVRNDSATPAPTSSPTEPAPSPTSG from the coding sequence ATGCCCGGACGTCTCCCGGCCACCCTGGCCGCCACCGCTCTCGCCGTCGCCGCCCTGGCCGGCTGCTCCGTGCTGGGCGACCGCTCGATCCCCCGCTCCGACCTCGAGGGCGCGGTGAAGCAGCTGATGGAGGAGCAGTCCGGCCAGCCGGTCGACTCCGTCGGCTGCGACGGCGACCTCGCCGGCGAGGTGGACGCCTCGGTGCGCTGCACGGCGACGGTGGCCGGCGAGGAGGTCGGGCTCACCGTCACCACCACCGACGTCGACGGCAACGACGTCCGGTACGAGGTGCGCAACGACTCCGCGACCCCAGCGCCGACGTCGTCGCCGACCGAGCCGGCGCCGTCACCGACGTCGGGCTGA
- the dnaJ gene encoding molecular chaperone DnaJ: MSTKDWIEKDYYKILGVGKDADAATVKKAYRTLARELHPDRNKDDKAAEERFKDVSEAYSVLSDPAKRKQYDEARTLFGSGIRTPAGGGGGNFNFDLGDLFSGSGGGGLGDVFGGIFGQRNRPRSTGARRGADVEREVTVTFSEAVEGKTIPLKLTSSSACSACAGTGARAGTVPRVCPTCSGTGFTSTDSGGFGMAEPCKDCRGRGLVVDDPCPVCAGSGRGTTSKVMHVRIPAGVVDGQRIRLRGKGVPGERGGPAGDLYVIIHVGTHPVFGRRGEHLTVTVPVTFPEAALGADIKVPTLGGSAVTLKLPPGTPNGRTFRVRGRGAPRKDGTRGDLLVTVEVTVPPSLKGDAKHALEEFQTATSGDDVRAELMGLAAKEG; encoded by the coding sequence GTGAGCACCAAGGACTGGATCGAGAAGGACTACTACAAGATCCTGGGCGTCGGGAAGGACGCCGACGCGGCCACGGTCAAGAAGGCCTACCGCACCCTTGCTCGCGAGCTCCACCCCGACCGCAACAAGGACGACAAGGCGGCGGAAGAGCGCTTCAAGGACGTCTCCGAGGCGTACTCCGTGCTGTCCGATCCCGCCAAGCGCAAGCAGTACGACGAAGCGCGCACGCTGTTCGGCAGTGGCATCCGCACGCCGGCCGGCGGGGGCGGCGGGAACTTCAACTTCGACCTCGGCGACCTGTTCTCCGGCAGCGGCGGCGGTGGTCTCGGCGACGTGTTCGGCGGCATCTTCGGCCAGCGCAACCGGCCGCGGAGCACCGGCGCACGCCGGGGCGCCGACGTCGAGCGCGAGGTCACCGTCACGTTCAGCGAGGCGGTCGAGGGCAAGACCATCCCGCTGAAGCTGACCAGCTCGTCGGCGTGTTCGGCCTGTGCCGGCACCGGCGCGCGGGCCGGAACCGTCCCGCGGGTCTGCCCCACGTGCTCGGGCACCGGCTTCACCAGCACCGACTCCGGCGGCTTCGGCATGGCCGAGCCGTGCAAGGACTGCCGGGGCCGTGGCCTGGTGGTCGACGACCCCTGCCCGGTGTGTGCCGGCTCGGGCCGCGGCACCACCAGCAAGGTCATGCACGTGCGCATCCCGGCCGGCGTGGTCGACGGCCAGCGCATCCGGCTGCGCGGCAAGGGCGTGCCGGGCGAGCGCGGCGGCCCGGCGGGCGACCTCTACGTCATCATCCACGTCGGCACCCACCCGGTGTTCGGGCGGCGCGGCGAGCACCTCACCGTCACCGTCCCGGTCACGTTCCCCGAGGCGGCGCTGGGCGCCGACATCAAGGTGCCCACGCTGGGCGGCAGCGCGGTCACGCTCAAGCTGCCGCCGGGCACGCCGAACGGCCGCACCTTCCGGGTCCGCGGCCGCGGCGCGCCCCGCAAGGACGGCACCCGCGGCGACCTCCTGGTCACCGTCGAGGTCACGGTGCCTCCGTCGCTCAAGGGCGACGCGAAGCACGCGCTCGAGGAGTTCCAGACGGCCACCTCGGGCGACGACGTCCGGGCCGAGCTGATGGGCCTGGCGGCGAAGGAGGGATGA
- a CDS encoding heat shock protein transcriptional repressor HspR: MAGMHPQTLRQYDRLGLVSPRRTPGGGRRYSLREVELLREVQRLSQEDGVNLVGIKRILALEAEVHTLRQQLELITGAAEEPADYLPVPAFTSALAVYRSRFVTGD; this comes from the coding sequence ATGGCCGGCATGCACCCGCAGACGCTGCGGCAGTACGACCGCCTCGGGCTGGTGTCGCCTCGGCGCACCCCCGGCGGCGGCCGTCGCTACTCGCTGCGCGAGGTCGAGCTGCTGCGCGAGGTGCAGCGGCTGTCGCAGGAAGACGGCGTCAACCTCGTCGGCATCAAGCGCATCCTCGCGCTCGAGGCCGAGGTGCACACGCTGCGCCAGCAGCTCGAGCTCATCACCGGCGCGGCCGAAGAGCCCGCCGACTACCTGCCGGTGCCGGCGTTCACGTCGGCCCTGGCGGTGTACCGCTCCCGCTTCGTCACCGGCGACTAG
- a CDS encoding SDR family oxidoreductase — translation MATALVTGPTAGIGLAFVRALAARGHDVVLVSRDEARLEAVAGELRGAYGVGAEVLPADLATGVEAVERRLLDAARPVDLLVNNAGFAAPGRFLGNDVADEEYLLDVLVRAVLRLTHAALPGMVERGRGAVVNVSSVAGWVPRSTYSAAKAWVTAFSEGLAPQLRGTGVQVMALAPGFVRTEFHDRARLNMSGLPSWMWLDADAVVAAALKDLRRRKVVSVPGAVYKVAAAALPRLPRSLVLGIGQRHPARRR, via the coding sequence ATGGCAACGGCACTCGTCACCGGGCCCACCGCGGGCATCGGCCTGGCCTTCGTCCGGGCGCTCGCCGCGCGCGGCCACGACGTCGTTCTCGTGTCCCGTGACGAGGCCCGGCTGGAGGCCGTCGCCGGCGAGCTGCGCGGCGCCTACGGCGTGGGCGCCGAGGTGCTGCCGGCCGACCTCGCGACCGGGGTCGAGGCGGTGGAGCGGCGGCTGCTCGATGCCGCCCGCCCGGTCGACCTGCTGGTCAACAACGCCGGCTTCGCGGCGCCCGGCCGGTTCCTCGGCAACGACGTCGCCGACGAGGAGTACCTGCTGGACGTGCTGGTGCGGGCGGTGCTGCGGCTGACGCACGCCGCGCTGCCCGGCATGGTCGAGCGCGGGCGGGGCGCCGTCGTCAACGTCAGCTCCGTCGCCGGCTGGGTGCCGCGCAGCACGTACAGCGCGGCGAAGGCCTGGGTGACGGCGTTCAGCGAGGGCCTCGCGCCGCAGCTGCGCGGCACCGGCGTCCAGGTGATGGCGCTGGCTCCGGGGTTCGTTCGCACCGAGTTCCACGATCGCGCCCGGCTGAACATGTCCGGGCTGCCGTCGTGGATGTGGCTCGACGCCGACGCCGTGGTCGCCGCCGCGCTCAAGGACCTGCGGCGGCGGAAGGTGGTGTCCGTGCCTGGCGCGGTGTACAAGGTGGCCGCCGCCGCGCTGCCCCGGCTGCCGCGGAGCCTGGTGCTCGGTATCGGGCAGCGGCACCCGGCCCGCCGGCGCTGA
- a CDS encoding serine hydrolase has protein sequence MSDLSHPAVADATRYFDTWVAFRQQYDRVPGIQAAVLHEDKLLLSSAHGLADVEHHAALTPQHLFRIASHSKTFTATAVLQLAEREQLRLDDQAVRWLSFLRGTPLAAVTVRELLGHGGGVVRDSRDGDFWQLAHAFPDEDRLRDILLDDGAGVLPANERFKYSNIGYSMLGLIVAAASEQPYHVFVQENIVEALSLENTGPEYDPVRAGDYATGYTALSYADHRIPIDHVDTAAMAAATGFFSTAEDLVHYVAAHFHGDTRLVSDASKRLMQRAEWKVDGRGDAEYGLGFGRVMIGDRLVFGHGGGYPGHITRTSFDPAGRLAVSVLTNAIDGPAQALADGLIRLVNLAQTTGPQLAPSAADLSRFTGRYASMWRVFDVVDLAGRLYLLDPTDRDPTEEPMRLAVVDDHTLRIAGGTGYAPVGETIRYHFGVDGVASVQAFAMTAYPIDRVARAVRTRDRVSPGTPLVTDGVGDAPGR, from the coding sequence GTGAGCGATCTTTCCCACCCCGCCGTAGCCGACGCGACCCGCTACTTCGACACCTGGGTCGCCTTCCGGCAGCAGTACGACCGCGTCCCCGGCATCCAGGCCGCGGTCCTCCACGAGGACAAGCTGCTGCTGTCCAGCGCGCACGGGCTCGCCGACGTCGAGCACCACGCCGCGCTGACCCCGCAGCACCTGTTCCGGATCGCGTCGCATTCGAAGACGTTCACGGCCACCGCGGTCCTGCAGCTGGCCGAGCGCGAGCAGTTGCGACTGGACGACCAGGCGGTGCGCTGGCTGTCGTTCCTGCGCGGCACGCCGCTGGCCGCCGTGACGGTGCGCGAGCTGCTCGGCCACGGCGGCGGCGTGGTGCGCGACAGCCGCGACGGCGACTTCTGGCAGCTGGCGCACGCGTTCCCCGACGAGGACCGGCTGCGCGACATCCTGCTCGACGACGGCGCCGGCGTGCTGCCCGCGAACGAGCGGTTCAAGTACTCCAACATCGGCTACTCGATGCTGGGCCTGATCGTCGCGGCGGCGTCGGAGCAGCCGTACCACGTGTTCGTCCAGGAGAACATCGTCGAGGCGCTGTCGCTGGAGAACACCGGTCCCGAGTACGACCCGGTCCGCGCCGGCGACTACGCCACCGGCTACACCGCGCTGTCGTATGCCGACCACCGCATCCCGATCGACCACGTCGACACCGCGGCGATGGCGGCGGCCACCGGGTTCTTCAGCACCGCCGAGGACCTCGTCCACTACGTCGCGGCACACTTCCACGGCGACACCCGGCTGGTGTCCGACGCGTCGAAGCGGCTCATGCAGCGGGCGGAGTGGAAGGTCGACGGCCGCGGCGACGCCGAGTACGGGCTCGGGTTCGGCCGGGTCATGATCGGCGACCGGCTGGTGTTCGGCCACGGCGGCGGCTACCCGGGGCACATCACCCGGACGTCGTTCGACCCGGCCGGGCGGCTGGCCGTCTCGGTGCTCACCAACGCGATCGACGGGCCCGCGCAGGCGCTCGCCGACGGGCTGATCCGGCTGGTGAACCTGGCGCAGACCACGGGCCCGCAGCTGGCGCCGTCGGCGGCGGACCTGTCCCGGTTCACCGGGCGGTACGCCAGCATGTGGCGCGTCTTCGACGTCGTCGACCTCGCCGGCCGGCTCTACCTGCTGGACCCGACCGACCGCGACCCCACCGAGGAGCCGATGCGGCTCGCCGTCGTCGACGACCACACGCTGCGGATCGCCGGCGGCACCGGCTACGCGCCCGTGGGCGAGACCATCCGCTACCACTTCGGCGTCGACGGCGTCGCCTCGGTGCAGGCCTTCGCCATGACGGCGTACCCGATCGACCGGGTGGCCCGGGCGGTGCGCACGCGCGACCGCGTCTCCCCGGGCACGCCGCTGGTCACGGATGGTGTCGGCGACGCTCCCGGGAGATGA